Proteins co-encoded in one Populus trichocarpa isolate Nisqually-1 chromosome 10, P.trichocarpa_v4.1, whole genome shotgun sequence genomic window:
- the LOC18102278 gene encoding probable 1-deoxy-D-xylulose-5-phosphate synthase, chloroplastic codes for MALSAFSFPAHVNSVTSLEHPQKFSLLSSHFLWRTDLLSQSLDKINQIHVKKRANGICASLSERGEYHSQRPPTPLLDTINYPIHMKNLSVKELKQLADELRSDVIFNVSKTGGHLGSSLGVVELTVALHYVFNAPQDKILWDVGHQSYPHKILTGRRDKMHTIRQTNGLAGFTKRSESEYDCFGTGHSSTTISAGLGMAVGRDLKGGTNKVVAVIGDGAMTAGQAYEAMNNAGYLDSDMIVILNDNKQVSLPTANLDGPIPPVGALSSALSRLQSNRPLRELREVAKGVTKQIGGPMHELAAKVDEYARGMISGSGSTLFEELGLYYIGPVDGHNIDDLIAILKEVKSTKTTGPVLIHVVTEKGRGYPFAERAADKYHGVAKFDPATGKQFKASPSTQSYTTYFAEALTAEAEADKDIVAIHAAMGGGTGLNLFLRRFPTRCFDVGIAEQHAVTFAAGLACEGLKPFCAIYSSFLQRAYDQVVHDVDLQKLPVRFAMDRAGLVGADGPTHCGAFDVTFMACLPNMVVMAPSDEAELFHMVATATAIDDRPSCFRYPRGNGVGVQLPPGNKGVPLEVGKGRMLIEGERVALLGYGTAVQSCLAAASLVERHGIRLTVADARFCKPLDHALIRSLAKSHEILITVEEGSIGGFGSHVVQFLALDGLLDGKLKWRPVVLPDRYIDHGSPADQLVEAGLTPSHIAATVFSILGQRREALEIMSS; via the exons ATGGCCCTCTCTGCATTTTCTTTCCCTGCTCATGTCAATAGCGTCACAAGTTTAGAGCACCCTCAAAAGTTTAGTCTTCTGTCTTCTCATTTCTTATGGAGAACAGATCTGCTGTCCCAATCTTTAGACAAGATCAATCAG ATACATGTCAAGAAAAGGGCAAATGGGATTTGTGCATCACTATCAGAAAGAGGAGAGTATCATTCACAGAGACCTCCAACGCCTCTCTTGGACACCATAAACTATCCAATTCACATGAAAAATCTATCTGTCAAG GAGCTAAAACAACTAGCAGATGAGTTGCGGTCCGATGTTATCTTCAATGTTTCTAAAACTGGGGGTCACTTAGGTTCTAGCCTTGGTGTTGTGGAGCTTACTGTGGCTCTTCACTACGTTTTTAATGCCCCTCAAGACAAGATACTATGGGATGTTGGCCATCAG TCTTACCCTCACAAGATCCTGACTGGGAGAAGAGACAAGATGCATACAATAAGACAGACTAATGGATTAGCTGGTTTTACAAAGCGGTCAGAGAGTGAATATGATTGTTTTGGCACTGGTCACAGCTCTACCACCATTTCGGCTGGCTTGG GAATGGCTGTGGGGAGAGATTTAAAAGGAGGGACGAACAAGGTAGTCGCCGTTATAGGTGATGGAGCCATGACAGCAGGACAAGCTTATGAAGCGATGAACAATGCAGGGTACCTAGACTCTGATATGATTGTTATTCTTAATGACAACAAACAAGTTTCTTTACCAACTGCCAACTTAGATGGGCCGATACCACCTGTAGGAGCCTTGAGCAGTGCTCTCAGTAGGCTGCAATCAAACAGGCCTCTCAGAGAACTAAGGGAGGTTGCTAAG GGAGTTACAAAACAAATCGGGGGACCAATGCATGAATTGGCAGCAAAGGTTGATGAATATGCTCGTGGAATGATCAGTGGTTCTGGATCAACCCTCTTTGAAGAGCTTGGTCTCTACTATATTGGCCCTGTTGATGGGCACAATATCGATGATCTTATTGCCATTCTAAAAGAGGTTAAGAGTACAAAAACAACAGGTCCAGTCCTGATTCATGTTGTCACTGAGAAAGGTCGGGGGTATCCATTTGCCGAGAGAGCTGCTGACAAGTACCATG GAGTGGCCAAGTTTGATCCCGCAACTGGAAAGCAGTTCAAGGCAAGTCCTAGCACACAGTCTTACACAACGTATTTTGCAGAGGCTTTAACTGCAGAAGCAGAGGCAGACAAAGATATTGTTGCAATTCATGCTGCCATGGGAGGAGGGACAGGCTTAAATCTCTTCCTTCGCCGTTTTCCAACAAGATGTTTTGATGTGGGGATCGCAGAACAGCATGCTGTTACTTTTGCTGCAGGACTTGCCTGTGAAGGTCTTAAACCTTTTTGTGCAATCTACTCGTCTTTCTTGCAGAGGGCATATGACCAG GTGGTACATGATGTAGATTTGCAGAAACTTCCAGTAAGATTCGCAATGGACAGAGCTGGGCTGGTTGGAGCAGATGGTCCCACACATTGTGGAGCTTTTGATGTCACTTTCATGGCATGCCTCCCCAACATGGTGGTTATGGCTCCTTCCGATGAGGCAGAGCTTTTCCACATGGTTGCTACTGCTACTGCTATAGATGATCGTCCTAGTTGTTTCCGCTATCCAAGAGGTAATGGTGTTGGTGTTCAGCTGCCACCAGGAAACAAAGGCGTTCCTCTTGAG GTTGGAAAGGGCAGGATGCTGATTGAAGGGGAGAGAGTGGCACTCTTAGGTTATGGTACGGCAGTCCAGAGCTGTTTAGCTGCTGCCTCTTTAGTAGAACGCCATGGTATTCGTCTGACAGTTGCAGATGCCAGGTTCTGCAAGCCGTTGGATCATGCCCTTATTCGCAGCCTAGCGAAATCACATGAGATTTTGATTACAGTGGAAGAAGGATCAATTGGGGGCTTTGGGTCTCATGTTGTTCAATTTCTGGCCCTTGACGGTCTTCTTGATGGCAAACTAAAG TGGCGACCAGTTGTTCTTCCTGATAGGTACATTGACCATGGATCACCAGCAGATCAGTTGGTAGAAGCTGGTCTCACACCATCTCACATTGCCGCAACAGTATTCAGTATTCTTGGACAAAGAAGAGAGGCTCTGGAGATTATGTCATCATAA
- the LOC7497956 gene encoding heavy metal-associated isoprenylated plant protein 19, with product MANKKKKEEDLKAVVAEYKVSMHCNACERTVAKIISMFKGVETFRTDMNKHKVVVTGRIDPQKLLKKLKKKTRKKVEIVASKKEEEGSKDHTSRTEEINVASESFPQQYPPIFFDCCKNNDLLMAFSDENPNACSIM from the exons ATGgcaaataagaagaagaaggaggaggatcTCAAA GCGGTTGTTGCAGAATACAAAGTCTCCATGCACTGCAATGCATGTGAAAGAACCGTGGCCAAAATCATATCAATGttcaaag GGGTGGAGACCTTCAGAACAGATATGAACAAACACAAGGTGGTGGTAACAGGCAGAATCGATCCACAGAAACTATTgaagaaactaaaaaagaagaCAAGGAAGAAAGTAGAGATTGTAGCCagcaaaaaggaagaagaaggatcAAAAGATCATACGTCTCGTACAGAAGAAATTAACGTAGCCTCAGAGTCATTTCCACAACAATACCCTCcaatattctttgattgttgtaaaaataatgatttgttGATGGCTTTTAGTGATGAGAATCCAAACGCATGTTCAATCATGTAG